In the Mycoplasmoides gallisepticum genome, one interval contains:
- a CDS encoding nucleoside monophosphate kinase — MIRLIFLGAPGTGKGTISSYLKEQHGFFHISSGDLFRFYAKEEKTALAEEIKSYINNGLYVPDELTNRTVADFYHKNQSQDKIIFDGYPRTLNQCEYIDEIIKFTHVILLQPTDWDMIINRLSLRRSCPQCKRIYNINSVDFKPKVANLCDLCKVELIHRKDDDPSVVSTRINVYNEQTKPVIEYYKKKNLLHVVDANKSFEELYKLVLEIVNK; from the coding sequence GTGATAAGATTAATTTTTCTAGGTGCACCTGGAACAGGTAAAGGGACGATCTCTTCTTATTTAAAAGAACAGCACGGTTTTTTCCACATTTCAAGCGGAGATCTATTTCGCTTTTATGCTAAAGAAGAAAAAACCGCTTTAGCTGAAGAGATCAAAAGTTATATTAATAACGGACTTTATGTCCCAGATGAGTTAACTAACCGTACGGTAGCTGATTTTTACCATAAAAATCAATCCCAAGATAAGATTATCTTTGATGGGTATCCAAGAACACTTAATCAATGTGAATACATTGATGAGATCATCAAATTTACTCACGTCATCTTATTACAACCAACCGATTGAGATATGATCATCAATCGACTAAGTTTACGTCGATCATGTCCACAATGTAAACGAATTTACAATATTAATTCGGTTGATTTTAAACCTAAAGTGGCTAATCTTTGTGATCTTTGTAAAGTTGAATTAATCCATCGAAAAGATGATGATCCTAGTGTGGTAAGCACTAGAATCAACGTTTATAACGAACAAACTAAACCAGTAATCGAATACTACAAGAAGAAAAACTTATTACACGTAGTTGATGCTAATAAGAGTTTTGAAGAGTTATACAAGCTTGTTTTAGAGATCGTTAACAAATAA
- the lysS gene encoding lysine--tRNA ligase produces the protein MSKKLNDQELVRLDKLNRLIESKQNPYEVTKVANTHNTKSLKEKYDQFSKEQLAEMQLDKPITVSGRVILIRRTFILIQDFHSELQLYINKNKQPDLFKYFNDYLDLGDVVCATGKPMKTNTNELSLDLESLKIISKSLRVPPEKFHGIADEEIRSRKRYLDLVYNKESKERFVYRSKIIAAMRQYFNENGFLEVETPFLHAQIGGAAAKPFVTRYNALDRDYYLRIAPELPLKKLIVGSFEKIYEIGKCFRNEGMDSTHNPEFTSVETYVAYVDYIYMMELTEAIIKYIAKAIGISHTNIKNETIDWNKPFKRIKMTELVKQETGIDFTQVKKIDQALDLAKKHKVHVKEHEKTIGHIINLFFEEFCEKKLVEPTFVTHHPVEISPLSKLDYSDPRYTERFELFAFGKELANGFSELNDPIDQRQRFEKQLEEKQKGNDEASEMDEDFLEALENGLPPTGGLGIGVDRLVMMLTGTTSIRDILFFPHVREE, from the coding sequence ATGTCTAAAAAACTTAACGATCAGGAACTAGTTCGTTTAGATAAACTAAACCGTTTAATTGAATCTAAACAAAACCCATACGAGGTTACAAAAGTTGCTAACACTCATAACACAAAAAGCTTAAAAGAAAAATACGACCAATTTTCTAAAGAACAGTTAGCAGAGATGCAACTGGATAAGCCAATTACTGTTAGTGGGCGTGTAATCTTGATTAGAAGAACATTTATTCTAATTCAAGATTTTCATTCAGAATTACAACTATATATAAATAAAAATAAACAACCTGATCTGTTTAAGTATTTCAATGACTATTTAGATTTAGGTGATGTCGTTTGTGCTACTGGTAAACCAATGAAAACCAATACTAATGAACTTTCATTAGATCTGGAATCATTAAAGATTATCAGTAAATCTTTAAGAGTACCACCTGAAAAATTCCACGGGATCGCTGATGAAGAAATCCGTTCACGAAAACGTTATTTAGACCTAGTTTATAATAAGGAATCAAAAGAAAGATTCGTTTATCGTTCAAAGATTATTGCAGCAATGCGCCAATACTTTAATGAAAACGGTTTTTTAGAAGTAGAAACACCATTTTTACATGCGCAGATCGGCGGAGCTGCTGCTAAGCCTTTTGTAACAAGATATAACGCACTTGATCGTGATTATTATTTAAGAATTGCTCCTGAATTACCTCTTAAAAAACTTATCGTTGGAAGTTTTGAAAAGATATATGAGATTGGTAAGTGTTTTAGAAACGAAGGGATGGATTCAACTCACAACCCTGAGTTTACTAGTGTTGAAACTTACGTAGCTTATGTTGATTATATCTACATGATGGAACTAACCGAGGCTATAATTAAGTATATTGCCAAAGCAATTGGTATTAGTCACACTAATATCAAGAATGAAACGATTGATTGGAATAAACCATTCAAACGAATTAAGATGACTGAATTAGTTAAACAAGAAACTGGAATCGATTTTACGCAAGTAAAAAAAATAGATCAAGCGTTAGATTTAGCTAAAAAACATAAGGTTCATGTTAAAGAGCATGAGAAGACAATTGGTCATATTATCAATTTATTTTTCGAAGAATTTTGCGAGAAAAAATTGGTTGAACCAACGTTTGTAACCCACCATCCAGTAGAGATCTCACCGTTATCAAAATTAGATTATTCAGATCCAAGATATACCGAAAGATTCGAGCTATTTGCGTTTGGTAAAGAATTAGCTAACGGGTTTAGTGAATTAAACGATCCAATCGATCAAAGACAACGATTTGAAAAGCAATTAGAAGAAAAACAAAAGGGTAATGATGAAGCTTCTGAAATGGATGAAGATTTCCTAGAAGCTCTAGAAAATGGCCTACCACCAACTGGTGGTTTGGGCATTGGCGTAGACCGTTTAGTGATGATGTTAACAGGGACAACATCAATCAGAGATATCTTGTTTTTCCCGCACGTACGTGAAGAATAA
- a CDS encoding L-lactate dehydrogenase, with amino-acid sequence MKKIAVIGCGFVGSTYILDLLQQGVQADYLLVDKNTNLADGHVRDLRDSKSLKSHNGSTFNVGTYDDLKDADVVAITASIPTVPTADGEVFTDRLQLMTANVKILNEIALELKRVGFKGLSIIPTNPCDVMAGVYQKVTGFDPHKIISTGCQLETMRTRKMISEALGVNSDSVEGFVVGEHGSGAIVPWSVFRVGNVPMKQLIAEGKIKEEYVKDIFSRVVKEAFEIIKFKKATYFGIAESMSLITRAYIYNLNTVLGVGVQLDDKYVASGIYFTVPAVVGKHGWKLHSKLQLSQEEQAAFDKSALNIQKVTKDALDLIGFKN; translated from the coding sequence ATGAAAAAAATAGCTGTTATCGGATGTGGATTTGTCGGATCTACGTACATTCTTGACCTATTACAACAAGGAGTTCAAGCTGATTACTTACTTGTTGATAAAAACACTAATTTAGCTGATGGTCACGTAAGAGACCTACGCGACTCTAAATCATTAAAAAGTCATAACGGATCTACATTTAATGTTGGAACATACGACGATTTAAAAGATGCTGATGTTGTAGCGATTACTGCTTCAATTCCAACTGTACCAACTGCTGATGGTGAAGTGTTTACTGACCGTCTACAATTAATGACTGCCAACGTTAAGATTCTTAACGAAATTGCTTTAGAGCTAAAGCGTGTTGGCTTTAAGGGACTAAGTATTATTCCAACTAACCCATGTGACGTAATGGCTGGTGTTTATCAAAAAGTTACTGGTTTTGATCCACACAAGATTATTTCTACAGGTTGTCAACTTGAAACGATGAGAACCAGAAAGATGATCTCTGAAGCTTTAGGTGTTAATTCTGACTCTGTTGAAGGGTTCGTTGTTGGTGAACACGGTTCAGGTGCAATCGTTCCTTGATCAGTATTTAGAGTTGGTAACGTACCAATGAAGCAACTAATTGCTGAAGGTAAGATTAAAGAAGAATACGTTAAAGATATCTTCTCAAGAGTAGTTAAAGAAGCATTTGAAATTATTAAGTTTAAAAAAGCTACTTACTTTGGTATTGCTGAATCAATGTCATTAATTACTCGAGCATACATTTACAACTTAAATACGGTTTTAGGTGTAGGTGTTCAATTAGATGATAAGTATGTTGCTTCTGGCATTTACTTCACAGTTCCAGCAGTTGTTGGCAAGCACGGATGGAAGTTACACTCTAAATTACAATTAAGCCAAGAAGAACAAGCAGCTTTTGATAAGAGTGCACTTAACATTCAAAAAGTAACTAAAGATGCACTAGACTTAATTGGTTTTAAAAACTAG
- the map gene encoding type I methionyl aminopeptidase gives MIYIKNPNEIQKIKNAAQIYKKIVKQFNFDYIKNKSLKEIDQMLRDFVSQHHANSCYHGYLGFKGYHCLSLNQTIIHGLANDEIFTSKDKLTIDIGIELDNYYCDSAFTILGPDVNPRQKLLSEVTHNCIFELVKKIVPNQTTTNDLGIWTEEYAKKYGYSVIKDFGGHGCGIKIHEDPIILNYGTKKSGELLTPNMVICIEPMFFEKDNRYYIDPDDSWSVKPVNKNQYVCHWEHMVLIKEDQAEILTL, from the coding sequence ATGATTTACATAAAAAATCCTAACGAGATCCAAAAGATTAAGAATGCAGCCCAGATCTATAAGAAGATCGTTAAACAATTTAATTTTGATTACATCAAAAATAAATCGTTAAAAGAGATCGATCAGATGCTAAGAGATTTTGTTAGTCAACATCATGCTAATAGTTGTTATCATGGTTATCTAGGTTTTAAGGGTTATCATTGTTTATCTTTAAATCAAACGATCATCCATGGGTTAGCAAATGATGAGATCTTTACCAGTAAAGATAAACTGACGATCGATATTGGGATTGAGTTAGATAATTATTATTGTGATTCAGCATTTACAATCTTAGGTCCTGATGTTAATCCCCGGCAAAAATTATTAAGTGAAGTCACCCACAATTGTATCTTTGAGCTAGTAAAAAAGATCGTTCCCAACCAAACAACAACTAACGATCTTGGGATCTGAACAGAAGAGTATGCCAAAAAGTATGGCTATAGTGTAATTAAAGATTTTGGCGGACATGGTTGTGGGATCAAGATCCATGAAGATCCGATTATCCTTAATTATGGAACAAAAAAATCAGGTGAACTATTAACACCTAATATGGTGATCTGTATTGAACCGATGTTCTTTGAAAAAGATAATCGTTATTATATTGATCCCGATGATTCATGATCGGTCAAACCAGTTAATAAAAACCAATATGTTTGTCACTGAGAACATATGGTTTTAATTAAAGAAGATCAAGCAGAAATCCTAACACTCTAG
- the secY gene encoding preprotein translocase subunit SecY, translating to MAKTNSKNLLGQKIIKLLRNRDFVISVFVTLFLILLFRVISVIPLPGITISQNKNNLNNGVSDFFDLFNLLGGGGLSQLSLFAVGISPYISAQIIMQLLSTDLIPPLSKLAKSGELGRRRIELITRFVTLPFAVVQAFAIIALINNQRNGAIRFENGGILHQAFYIVTMTAGTYIGIFIGDIISKKGVGNGITLLILSGILARLPDGFIVMYRVLGGVIISTNPILTSAINFSLYFLAFLVLLLAISFVNSSTRRIPIQQTGEGMVLGNEKLPYLPIKLNAAGVIPVIFASSIMSIPITIAEFQPQSEARWFVEDYLSLRTPVGISLYVILIIIFTFFYSYIQINPEQLAENFNKSHKFIPGVRPGLDTEKHITKVLMRINFIGAPFLAIVAVIPYIISLVLNVPTTLSLGGTGIIIMVSASMELYRSLRSAATTTSYQRLRKDIANRIEAELSLNDYMNKPNLEHDQYGLLGQHKKVEPTQDKKKNPSDPLEVSQLW from the coding sequence ATGGCAAAAACTAACTCAAAAAATCTTTTAGGTCAAAAAATTATCAAGTTATTAAGAAACAGAGATTTCGTAATCTCTGTTTTTGTCACACTGTTCTTGATTTTGTTATTTAGAGTGATCAGTGTTATTCCTTTACCTGGAATTACGATCAGTCAAAACAAGAATAATCTGAACAATGGTGTGAGTGACTTTTTTGACCTATTTAATTTATTAGGTGGTGGTGGTTTAAGTCAATTGTCACTGTTTGCAGTGGGAATTTCACCATACATCTCGGCACAAATTATTATGCAGTTGTTATCAACTGACTTAATTCCCCCACTAAGTAAGTTAGCAAAATCGGGTGAATTGGGCCGAAGAAGAATCGAATTGATTACCCGCTTTGTAACCCTACCGTTTGCAGTAGTTCAAGCATTTGCCATTATTGCTTTAATCAATAACCAAAGAAACGGAGCAATCCGTTTTGAAAATGGTGGTATCTTACACCAAGCGTTTTATATCGTAACGATGACAGCTGGTACGTATATTGGGATCTTTATTGGGGATATTATCTCTAAAAAAGGTGTTGGTAATGGGATTACGTTATTGATTCTTTCAGGGATTCTAGCAAGATTACCAGATGGATTCATCGTTATGTACAGGGTTTTAGGTGGGGTGATTATTAGTACCAACCCGATCTTAACTTCAGCGATTAACTTCAGCTTGTATTTCTTAGCCTTCTTGGTCTTATTGTTAGCAATTTCTTTTGTCAACTCATCAACAAGAAGGATCCCGATCCAACAAACTGGTGAAGGGATGGTACTAGGTAATGAAAAATTACCGTACTTACCAATTAAACTAAATGCAGCTGGGGTAATTCCCGTCATCTTTGCTTCATCAATTATGTCAATTCCGATTACGATTGCTGAGTTCCAACCACAATCTGAAGCAAGATGATTTGTTGAAGATTACTTATCACTAAGAACTCCTGTAGGGATTAGCTTATATGTGATTTTAATCATCATCTTCACATTCTTTTATAGTTATATTCAGATCAACCCAGAACAACTTGCTGAGAATTTCAATAAGTCGCACAAATTTATTCCTGGGGTAAGACCAGGATTAGATACAGAAAAACACATCACTAAAGTGTTAATGCGTATTAACTTTATTGGTGCACCATTCTTAGCAATTGTGGCTGTAATTCCTTATATCATCTCGCTAGTACTTAACGTACCAACCACCTTATCGCTTGGTGGTACGGGGATCATCATCATGGTCTCTGCTAGTATGGAACTGTATCGTTCACTAAGATCAGCAGCAACAACAACATCATACCAACGGTTACGCAAAGATATTGCCAACCGAATTGAAGCTGAACTATCATTAAATGATTATATGAATAAACCAAATCTTGAACACGATCAATATGGTTTATTAGGCCAACATAAAAAAGTTGAACCAACTCAAGATAAAAAGAAAAATCCAAGTGATCCATTAGAGGTGAGCCAACTGTGATAA
- a CDS encoding DUF2470 domain-containing protein: MNKQDIIEHVNNDHLDTLNIIYRHYVKNQAVQTIKLIDLDLEKMIVLVNDQKIEIPFERKVKDLSEIKYVMIEMHERAQYLLNLDSVQEEYNQFFKSNFRSIHLATRNKDNELTCSTTVLYRKNNQLYVYLAKVAQHYQNISFNNQNLGVLLIEDSAVDRSEYLRKTAQYVADFEQVNDQNLVNELLDNLAKNPVETRVANMLKKFAGFVLFEVKLKKGRVNLGFGKAYDVVDHKLVPINMTEEHKMVD; encoded by the coding sequence ATGAACAAACAAGATATTATTGAACACGTAAATAACGATCATTTAGATACTTTAAATATCATCTATCGTCATTACGTAAAAAACCAAGCTGTCCAGACAATTAAGTTAATTGATCTGGATTTAGAAAAAATGATCGTTTTGGTTAATGACCAAAAGATCGAAATTCCTTTTGAAAGAAAAGTTAAAGATTTAAGTGAGATTAAGTACGTAATGATTGAGATGCATGAACGTGCTCAATATTTACTTAATCTTGATAGTGTTCAAGAAGAATATAATCAGTTTTTTAAAAGTAACTTTAGAAGTATTCATTTAGCAACTAGAAATAAAGATAACGAATTAACATGTAGTACAACAGTGTTGTACCGTAAAAACAACCAATTATATGTTTATTTAGCAAAAGTTGCTCAGCATTATCAAAACATCAGTTTTAACAATCAAAACTTAGGGGTTTTATTGATTGAAGATAGCGCTGTAGACAGATCTGAATATTTAAGAAAAACAGCGCAATATGTAGCAGATTTTGAACAAGTTAATGATCAAAATTTAGTGAATGAATTGTTAGATAATTTAGCAAAAAATCCAGTGGAAACTAGAGTGGCTAATATGCTTAAAAAGTTTGCTGGATTTGTACTATTTGAAGTCAAGTTAAAAAAGGGTCGTGTGAACTTGGGATTTGGTAAAGCATATGATGTTGTCGATCATAAGTTAGTACCAATCAATATGACAGAAGAACATAAGATGGTTGATTAG
- the rpsE gene encoding 30S ribosomal protein S5, translating to MEDIKHNKKPNTNNSAETKKASGANPQANHANPNNRSASVNNNSVNNNKKNSSRSSDERNKRKNEKRTKSEFEEKIVKISRISKTTKGGRTMRFSALVVVGDRKGRVGFGIAKALEVPNAIKKALKMAENNVQKIAMNKHGTLFHDVLGRSGAAKVLIKPAPSGTGIIAGGAIRAVVELAGFTDVYTKNMGKNTPINMVRATMDGITSQYTPRQIAKLRSKSLKEL from the coding sequence ATGGAAGATATTAAACATAACAAAAAACCAAATACAAACAATAGCGCAGAAACTAAAAAAGCAAGTGGAGCTAACCCACAAGCTAACCATGCTAACCCTAACAACCGTTCAGCTAGTGTTAACAATAATAGTGTTAACAATAATAAGAAAAACAGTTCACGTAGTTCTGACGAACGTAATAAAAGAAAAAACGAAAAGCGCACTAAGAGTGAATTTGAAGAAAAGATCGTAAAGATCTCAAGAATTTCAAAAACGACTAAAGGTGGTCGTACAATGCGTTTTAGTGCTTTAGTTGTTGTGGGTGATCGTAAAGGTCGTGTTGGCTTTGGAATTGCTAAAGCACTCGAAGTTCCCAACGCAATTAAAAAAGCTTTAAAGATGGCTGAAAACAACGTGCAAAAGATCGCTATGAACAAACACGGGACATTATTCCACGATGTTTTAGGTCGTTCAGGTGCTGCTAAAGTATTAATTAAACCTGCACCTTCAGGTACAGGAATTATTGCTGGTGGGGCAATTCGTGCCGTGGTTGAATTAGCTGGATTTACTGATGTTTACACCAAAAACATGGGTAAAAACACCCCGATTAATATGGTGAGAGCAACAATGGATGGGATCACATCTCAATACACACCTAGACAAATCGCGAAATTAAGAAGCAAATCATTAAAAGAATTATAA
- a CDS encoding ZIP family transporter, producing the protein MNNIFITPQAVGDNTNLAIFINLLIYVAFLLTVPTLLIFCLMFIKPKLKQNQMFNLYAFSSALLLSIGTLGLLFEATDGATWFVNNTLSSYTEVNQTLIKIAIIVGGAILGLTLVISFRFLYIHFTKQDHCNHTHDHSLHIMNEGEDVQHKMKEHKPNVKAAWLVIILLLSHRAIDGFILGGTVSLLTLNPTKINLGFIITFNLHILVEVVIIHYRQIQYGEKRFKAALHNFYTTLLIIPIMIVGAYLNRFLRNVGWIIPLVNASGGVIITFLAVIELVPEFIHNRSMKTADWYKMLISFAFGLVFAILILSVHNLSHTEHDHGGMMDHDHDHGPIAHLISQTKNLLLYKFK; encoded by the coding sequence ATGAACAATATCTTTATTACGCCACAAGCAGTGGGCGATAACACGAACCTTGCGATATTTATTAACTTATTAATTTATGTTGCTTTTTTATTAACAGTTCCAACACTGCTAATCTTTTGTTTAATGTTTATTAAACCCAAGTTAAAACAAAACCAAATGTTTAATCTTTATGCATTTTCATCCGCATTATTATTAAGTATTGGAACATTAGGTCTATTGTTTGAAGCAACAGATGGGGCAACTTGGTTTGTCAACAACACCTTAAGTAGTTACACCGAGGTTAATCAAACCTTAATTAAGATTGCCATCATTGTTGGTGGGGCAATCTTAGGTCTGACACTAGTAATCTCATTCAGATTTTTGTACATCCACTTTACCAAACAAGATCATTGTAACCACACCCATGATCATTCTTTACACATCATGAACGAGGGTGAAGATGTACAACACAAGATGAAAGAACACAAACCTAATGTTAAAGCAGCTTGATTAGTAATCATCTTGTTATTATCACATCGAGCGATCGATGGTTTTATCCTAGGGGGAACAGTTTCTTTATTAACCCTGAATCCAACTAAAATTAACCTTGGTTTTATTATTACCTTTAATCTCCATATTCTTGTTGAGGTTGTAATTATTCATTACCGTCAGATCCAGTATGGTGAAAAAAGATTTAAAGCTGCACTTCACAACTTCTACACGACATTATTAATTATCCCAATAATGATAGTGGGAGCTTATTTAAACCGTTTCTTAAGAAACGTAGGTTGGATCATTCCATTAGTTAATGCTAGTGGTGGGGTAATCATCACCTTCTTAGCAGTTATTGAGTTAGTACCTGAATTTATTCATAACCGTTCGATGAAAACCGCAGACTGATATAAGATGTTAATCTCGTTTGCTTTTGGTTTGGTTTTTGCAATCTTAATCTTGTCAGTACACAACCTGTCTCATACTGAACATGATCACGGGGGTATGATGGATCATGATCATGACCACGGGCCAATAGCCCATTTGATTAGTCAAACAAAGAACTTACTGCTTTACAAATTTAAATAA
- the rplR gene encoding 50S ribosomal protein L18 — protein sequence MKQVNMNRNERRQMRHKRVIKKIRRIDNDRPVMIVVKSNSHISAQVWDFNQNKIIASSSSVSLDLVNGNKENAAVVGTDIANKLLKMKIDEITFDHGGSKYHGRIAALADAARKAGLKF from the coding sequence ATGAAACAAGTTAATATGAACCGTAATGAAAGACGTCAGATGCGTCATAAGCGGGTGATTAAAAAAATTCGCAGAATTGACAATGATCGTCCAGTAATGATCGTGGTTAAATCAAACAGCCACATCTCAGCACAAGTGTGAGATTTTAACCAAAACAAGATAATTGCTTCAAGCTCTTCTGTTAGTTTAGATCTAGTTAACGGAAATAAAGAAAATGCGGCTGTTGTTGGTACTGATATTGCCAATAAGCTACTAAAAATGAAGATTGATGAGATCACCTTTGATCACGGTGGTTCAAAATACCATGGCCGAATTGCTGCACTTGCAGACGCTGCAAGAAAAGCTGGTTTAAAATTCTAG
- a CDS encoding DnaJ domain-containing protein: MRWLVKEQNYYEILGVSTNASSSDIKKAFRKLAKKYHPDVSSDPQSLELFQKINEAYEVLSDEKTRRDYDEFELDLYDSEDDVDDSTEFVDTKDVFSKIFTNIKNNQQTTSKANKPPFGSQASNTPPSSSNKTATKTDPNTPKNLYTILGANKKTSVDELKRLYSILKLKYSTNPKTEANEWLKKEIKCAYTVLSNHESKVKYDKTGIFSFEGVSHLGGVFSRTRHLQELEKRQKKSKATNQSTGTRKVNNKKSSIHNVPYSSPKDRSASFTKFSTPQAQKKSAWQAAKFDINIEDFYTNVNVADDELLSLREEVLEQKKKKEEKHNQDPNAKKQTALARFKENHPILSSVITGLLISVILTVILVVIIAKTGITK, from the coding sequence TTGAGGTGGTTAGTGAAAGAACAAAATTATTATGAAATATTAGGTGTCAGCACTAATGCTTCTTCAAGTGATATTAAAAAAGCGTTCAGAAAACTTGCAAAAAAATACCACCCTGATGTCAGTAGTGACCCCCAATCACTCGAACTGTTTCAAAAGATTAACGAAGCTTATGAAGTTTTAAGTGACGAGAAAACACGTAGGGACTACGATGAGTTCGAATTAGATCTTTATGACAGTGAGGATGATGTAGATGATTCAACTGAGTTTGTTGACACTAAAGATGTCTTTAGTAAGATTTTTACAAACATCAAAAACAATCAGCAGACAACTTCAAAAGCCAATAAACCACCTTTTGGTTCTCAAGCTAGCAACACACCACCTTCTAGTTCAAATAAAACTGCCACCAAAACAGACCCTAATACACCTAAAAATTTATACACAATCTTAGGGGCAAATAAAAAAACTTCTGTTGACGAATTAAAACGGCTGTACAGTATTTTGAAATTAAAATACTCAACTAATCCCAAGACAGAAGCTAACGAATGGTTAAAAAAAGAGATCAAATGTGCTTATACGGTTTTATCAAACCATGAAAGCAAGGTTAAATATGATAAAACCGGGATCTTTAGCTTTGAAGGTGTGAGCCACCTAGGTGGCGTTTTTTCACGTACTAGACACTTACAAGAATTAGAAAAACGTCAGAAAAAATCTAAAGCAACAAACCAATCAACAGGCACTCGTAAGGTTAATAATAAGAAGAGTTCAATCCACAACGTGCCTTATAGCAGCCCTAAGGATCGTTCTGCTTCTTTTACTAAATTTAGCACCCCACAAGCACAAAAAAAATCTGCTTGACAAGCTGCTAAATTCGACATTAATATTGAAGATTTCTATACCAATGTTAATGTTGCAGATGATGAACTACTTTCACTACGTGAAGAAGTATTAGAACAAAAGAAAAAAAAGGAAGAAAAACACAACCAAGATCCTAATGCTAAAAAACAAACAGCTTTAGCTAGATTTAAAGAAAATCACCCAATCTTAAGTTCGGTTATTACTGGTCTATTGATTTCAGTTATTTTAACGGTTATTCTCGTTGTTATTATCGCTAAAACTGGTATAACTAAGTAA
- the rplO gene encoding 50S ribosomal protein L15: MKLHELKSAPKSRNHKAKVVGRGHGSGLGKTSGRGQKGQKARKSGRTRPGFEGGQTPLYRRLPKFGFQTVGFKKQTLSVSLDIIAKLNETTIDRELLVKHGIISSKTNEPIKVIGNKIDKKIHLKINKISEGAKKAIQSAGGSIELI, encoded by the coding sequence ATGAAATTACATGAATTAAAAAGTGCTCCCAAATCAAGAAATCATAAAGCGAAAGTTGTTGGGCGTGGGCACGGTTCTGGTTTAGGTAAGACTTCTGGACGTGGACAAAAAGGTCAAAAAGCACGTAAGTCAGGACGAACTCGTCCTGGTTTTGAAGGTGGTCAAACCCCTTTATACCGCCGTTTACCAAAATTTGGTTTTCAAACAGTAGGTTTTAAAAAGCAAACCTTATCAGTTTCATTAGATATTATTGCTAAATTAAATGAAACAACAATCGATCGTGAATTATTAGTTAAGCACGGTATTATTAGTAGTAAAACTAACGAACCAATTAAAGTAATTGGTAATAAGATCGACAAAAAAATTCACTTAAAGATTAATAAAATATCTGAAGGTGCTAAAAAAGCAATTCAATCTGCTGGTGGTAGTATTGAACTAATTTAA